One Cystobacter ferrugineus genomic window, GTGCCGGGCCTCGGGCACGGGCGCCGAACTGGACGTGGAACAGCTCCCGGTATCGCGCGCCGTGCGCGCCTCCCTGGGGCTCGAGGGGGCCCTGGCGGGTGGGGAGGACTACGAGCTGCTGCTCGCCGTCCCACCCGGGCGCACCTCCGCCTTCGAGCGAGCGTGCCTCCGGGCGGAAGAATCCATTACACGTATAGGCCGGCTCACCCCGGGTCCGGTCGGACACATACGCGTCACGGGAGGGCGAGCGCTGCGCCTGCCCGCTGGCTTCGATCACTTCCAGGATGGGGGGCGGATTGACCGTTCCAAACGGGAGGGCTAAACCCTGGAGTCCGTCGTTGCCGACTTCCTGAAAAGCGAAACCGTGCGCCGCCCTCTTCGCGACGATCCACCTCCCGGCTTCACTCCCCGCCGCGACACCGTGCAGCGGCTGTTGCGCACGGTCGAGCCATCCAGCACGGGAGGCCATGAAGTCTCCCTCCAGCTGAAGATCTTCGTGGGCTACTTCATGATGGGGTGCGTGCTCACCGGCGCGCTCTTCATCACCGAACCGCTGCTCACCTTCTGGTGGCGCATCGCCCTGGCCACGGGCATCACGCTCGCCCTGTCCCTGACGCTGCCGCGCTACCTGCCGCGAGTCACTCGCCTGCGGGTGCTCTCGCGCTCGGCCTTCGAGATCTCCCAGGGCGACCTGTCCAAGCCCCTGGTGGTCGAGCCGCCGCGCGCCTGGCGCCGCGACGAGATCGACGAGCTGGCCCTGGCCATCCGCAAGATGCAGGAGAACCTGCGCGAGCTGGTGGGGAAGATCCAGGACACCGCCAAGAGCGTGGCGGACACCGCCAAGGACTTGCAGGGCTCGGCCGAGAACGTCAACGGCACGAACGAAGAGGTGGGCTTGTCCATGGACAAGATCGCCCGGGGCGCCGAGACGCAGTCGCAGCTCGTGGGCCGCACGTCCAAGGTCATCACCGAGATGGCCAGCAGCATTCAACGCACCGCGGCGAGCGCCGAGGATGCCGCCCGCACCGCCGCCGAGACGAGCAGCGCGGCGGAGAACGGCAGCAAGGCCGCCCTGCTCGCCGGCGAGAAGGTGAAGAAGGTCTTCAACCGCATCGAGGCGGCGAGCCAGCAGGTGTTCGCCTTCGGCGAGAAGACGCAGGAGATTTCCAAGATCGTCGACGCCATCACCCAGGTGGCGCAGCAGACCAACCTGCTCGCGCTCAACGCCACCATCGAGGCGGCGCGCGCGGGCGAGTACGGCCGCGGCTTCGCGGTGGTGGCCGACGAGGTGCGCAAGCTCGCCGAGAGCGCGGGCCGCTCCGCCGAACAGATTTCCCGCCTGGCGCGCGACATCTCCGGCCAGTCCACCGCCGTGGTGAGCGCCATGAAGGTGGGCATCGAGGAGCTGGCCGAGGGCCGCGAGGACCTCACCGGCATCGTGCGCTCCATGGGCTCCATCACCGACACGGTGCGCAAGGTGGCCGAGAAGGTCCACCTCATCTCCGACAGCGCCCGCGAGCAGCAGAAGGGCAGCGAGGAGATGGTGAAGGCCACCGAGGAAATCTCCCTCGTGGCGCGCAACAACGCCACCTCCACCGAGGCCATCCAGTCCGTCATCCAGGAGCAGACGGACGCCATGGTGCGCATGACGTCGCTGGCCAGCGAGCTGACCAACCTCTCCATCGAGCTGCAGAGCGTGGTGCGCAGCTTCCGGCTCAATGCGTGAGGGCCGCCGGGTCCACCACCAGGCACGCCGCCAGGCCCTCGTCCTGGATCGCGTCCAGGCCCGCGTCCGAGCCCTCCTTCAGGCCCTTCGTGGGCGCGGATTTTCCCCGCTCCCCGGAATGCTGGTAGAAGAGCACTCGTGCGGCACGTCATCTTCCGGGTGGAGAAGGAGCGCTACGGGCTGCCGCTGATCGCGGTGAAGGAAGTGGTGGTTCCTCCGGAGCGCTTCACCCGGGTGCCGCGAGCCCCCAAGGCGGTGACGGGGGTGATGAACCTGAGGGGCCGGGTGGTGACGGTGGTGGAGTTGCGGCAGTTGTTGGGGCTGCCCGAGGGGCCCTCTCCCAACGGGCGGGTGGTGTTGTTGGAGCGGGGGCGGCGTGATCTCGGGTTGCTGGTGACGGACGTGGAAGGCATCGAGGCCGTGGAGCGGGTGAGCGCGGCTCCAGGCAGGACGGTCCCGGCGGTGCGCGGCGTCGCGCGGTTGCGGGGCCTGGCGGTGACGGTGTTGGATCCAGAAGGGCTGGATTCCGCGGTGGTTGGACTCTTCACCGCGGCGCAGAAGTGAGTAGCTGTCTGAAATGGGCGGGTGGTAGTGTCCGCGGCCCTCTCGGGGCCTTACGCGGAGGCGGAGCTTCACATGGCTAAGCGGGTGCTGGTCGTCGACGATGCCATCTTCATGCGCAACATGATCAAGGACATCTTCGCGTCCGGTGGCTTCGAGGTCGTCGGAGAGGCGGCCAACGGGCTGGAGGCCGTGGAGAAGTACAAGGAACTCAAGCCGGACCTCACGACGATGGACATCGTCATGCCCTTCAAGAGCGGCATCGAGGCCACGCGCGAAATCATCAAGTTCGATGGTAACGCGGTGGTCATCATGTGCTCGGCCCTGGGGCAGGAGAGCCTGGTGATGGAGGCCATCGAGGCGGGTGCCTCGGACTTCATCGTCAAACCGTTCCGCGCCGAGGACGTCCTGGCGGTCGTCAAAAAGGTTTTGGGTGAGGGCTGAGTCCCTCCCATGAATCGATGAATCACCGAGGCTGGACATGACCATGGACATGTCCCGCTACCTCGGCCTGTTCCTGACCGAGGCGAGCGAGCATCTGGAAGGACTGGGCCGGGACCTCGTGCAACTCGAGCGCGAGGGCGCGCGGGCCGTGGTGGACTCGATGTTCCGCCACGCGCACTCGGTCAAGGGCATGGCCTCGTCGATGGGCTTCGAGTCCATCGCGGTGCTCGCCCACCGTGTGGAGGACCTGGTGGACGCCATCCGCCAGGACCCCGGCCGCCTGGAGCGCACCCTGGTGGACCTGCTCCTGGCCGCCACCGACGCGATGCTCGCCCAGGTGCGCTGTGTGGCCGACAACCGCACGCCCGAGGATGCCTCGGCGCTGCTCGGGCAGCTCGCCGAACGCGTGAGCGTGCTCACCGGCCAGGCTCCCTCCGCCACGCGGGTGCTCAGCCGGCTGACCGACTCCATCGCCTCGGCGACCGTGTCGGTGCCTCCCCCCGCTCCAGCGGCCCCTCCTCCCGCTCCGTCGGCTCCTCCCCCGGCTCCCGTCGAGCCCGCGCCCATCGTCGCCGCGCCGCCCGCGCCTCCCATCGAGCCCATGGGCGCCGACTTCCTGGCCGAGGTCTCCCCTGGCACGGGGAGCGCGAGCACCGCGGCGGCCCAACTCGCCACCTCGGTGGTGAAGGCCGTCAAGGCGCAGGAGCTGGCGCGGCCGGACACCGAGCCCAAGAAGCTGCCGCGCTGGACGATGCACCTGCGCATCTCCCCCACCTGCCAGACCCCGGGGGTTCGCGCCTTCCTGATGCACAAGCGGCTGCTGGGGGTGGGGACGCTGCACGACCTGCGCCCCGGGCTGGATGACCTCAAGGCCGGCCGCATCCCCGAGGGGAACATCCAGCTCGAGCTGGAGTCGGCCGAGTCCGAGGACGGCATCCGCAAGGCCCTGCGCAACGTGG contains:
- a CDS encoding methyl-accepting chemotaxis protein is translated as MRRPLRDDPPPGFTPRRDTVQRLLRTVEPSSTGGHEVSLQLKIFVGYFMMGCVLTGALFITEPLLTFWWRIALATGITLALSLTLPRYLPRVTRLRVLSRSAFEISQGDLSKPLVVEPPRAWRRDEIDELALAIRKMQENLRELVGKIQDTAKSVADTAKDLQGSAENVNGTNEEVGLSMDKIARGAETQSQLVGRTSKVITEMASSIQRTAASAEDAARTAAETSSAAENGSKAALLAGEKVKKVFNRIEAASQQVFAFGEKTQEISKIVDAITQVAQQTNLLALNATIEAARAGEYGRGFAVVADEVRKLAESAGRSAEQISRLARDISGQSTAVVSAMKVGIEELAEGREDLTGIVRSMGSITDTVRKVAEKVHLISDSAREQQKGSEEMVKATEEISLVARNNATSTEAIQSVIQEQTDAMVRMTSLASELTNLSIELQSVVRSFRLNA
- a CDS encoding response regulator, producing the protein MAKRVLVVDDAIFMRNMIKDIFASGGFEVVGEAANGLEAVEKYKELKPDLTTMDIVMPFKSGIEATREIIKFDGNAVVIMCSALGQESLVMEAIEAGASDFIVKPFRAEDVLAVVKKVLGEG
- a CDS encoding chemotaxis protein CheW is translated as MRHVIFRVEKERYGLPLIAVKEVVVPPERFTRVPRAPKAVTGVMNLRGRVVTVVELRQLLGLPEGPSPNGRVVLLERGRRDLGLLVTDVEGIEAVERVSAAPGRTVPAVRGVARLRGLAVTVLDPEGLDSAVVGLFTAAQK